A window of Actinobacillus suis ATCC 33415 contains these coding sequences:
- a CDS encoding YebC/PmpR family DNA-binding transcriptional regulator, whose amino-acid sequence MAGHSKWANIKHRKAAQDAQRGKIFTKLIRELVTAAKLGGGDVSANPRLRSAVDKALSNNMTRDTINRAIERGVGGGDDTNMETKIYEGYGPGGTAVMVECLSDNANRTISQVRPSFTKCGGNLGTEGSVGYLFSKKGLILIASGDEDSLTEAAIEAGADDIQPQEDGSFEIYTAWEDLGDVRDGIEKAGFKIENAEVTMIPSTTVELDAETAPKLLDLINRLEDCDDVQNVYHNGEISDEVAALL is encoded by the coding sequence ATGGCAGGTCATAGTAAGTGGGCTAACATTAAACACCGTAAAGCGGCACAAGATGCGCAACGCGGTAAGATCTTTACTAAATTAATTCGTGAATTGGTAACAGCTGCAAAATTAGGTGGCGGTGATGTTTCTGCAAACCCTCGTTTACGTTCTGCAGTAGATAAAGCGTTATCAAACAATATGACTCGTGACACGATCAACCGTGCAATCGAGCGTGGTGTAGGCGGTGGCGATGACACCAATATGGAAACAAAAATCTATGAAGGTTACGGCCCGGGCGGTACCGCGGTGATGGTTGAATGTTTAAGTGATAACGCTAACCGTACCATTTCACAAGTTCGTCCAAGCTTCACTAAATGTGGCGGTAACTTAGGCACAGAAGGTTCTGTTGGTTACTTATTCAGCAAAAAAGGTTTAATTTTAATTGCTTCAGGCGATGAAGACTCTTTAACTGAAGCAGCTATCGAAGCGGGTGCAGACGATATTCAACCGCAAGAAGACGGTTCATTCGAAATCTATACCGCTTGGGAAGATTTAGGTGATGTACGTGATGGTATCGAAAAAGCCGGTTTCAAAATTGAAAATGCAGAAGTTACGATGATTCCATCAACCACCGTTGAACTAGATGCAGAAACTGCACCGAAATTACTTGATTTGATTAACCGTCTCGAAGATTGTGATGATGTACAAAACGTATATCACAACGGTGAAATCAGTGACGAAGTTGCTGCATTACTATAA
- the nudB gene encoding dihydroneopterin triphosphate diphosphatase translates to MNYKNPNSVLVVIYAENSGRVLMLQRQDDSEFWQSVTGSLEPNEQPFETAIREVKEEVGIDILAEKLTLTDCNESVEFEIFPHFRYKYAPDVTHCSEHWFLLALTQERQPILSEHLAFKWVSVEEAIRLTKSPNNAAAIAKYLKK, encoded by the coding sequence ATGAATTACAAAAATCCTAACTCCGTTTTAGTTGTGATTTATGCAGAAAATTCGGGTAGAGTCTTGATGCTGCAACGCCAAGACGATTCCGAATTTTGGCAGTCGGTAACAGGTTCGCTTGAACCGAACGAACAGCCGTTTGAAACGGCAATTCGTGAAGTGAAAGAAGAAGTTGGCATTGATATTTTAGCGGAAAAACTTACGCTAACGGATTGCAACGAGTCGGTAGAATTTGAGATTTTTCCGCATTTTCGGTATAAATACGCGCCTGATGTTACGCATTGCTCGGAACATTGGTTTTTACTTGCCTTAACGCAAGAACGACAACCGATATTAAGTGAACATTTAGCGTTTAAATGGGTGAGCGTCGAAGAAGCCATCCGGCTAACAAAATCACCGAATAATGCGGCGGCGATTGCAAAATATTTAAAGAAATAA
- the aspS gene encoding aspartate--tRNA ligase has product MMRSHYCGVLNRSHVGQTVTLSGWVHRVRNLGRFIFMQIRDREGIVQVFFDEKDEAIFKIASSLRSEACVQIQGEVIARDESQINKEMATGEIEVLVKNVIVYNNSEVLPLDFNQNNTEEQRLKYRYLDLRRPEMAEKLKTRAKITSFVRRYMDDNGFLDIETPMLTKATPEGARDYLVPSRVHNGKFYALPQSPQLFKQLLMMSGFDRYYQIVKCFRDEDLRADRQPEFTQIDVETSFLTAEEVRELMENMIHGLWLDRLNVDLGKFPIMTWQEAMQRFGSDKPDLRNPLELVDVADILKDVEFKVFNEPANSADGRVTVLRVPNGATLTRKQIDEYTQFVGIYGAKGLAWAKINDVNAGMEGIQSPVAKFLNEEVFKALIERTNATSGDILFFGADKWQVVTDSMGALRLKVGRDLALTDLSAWKPLWVIDFPMFEKDDEGNLSAMHHPFTSPKDLTPEELAANPVNAVANAYDMVINGYEVGGGSVRIYDPKMQQTVFSILGINEEEQQEKFGFLLDALKFGTPPHAGLAFGLDRLTMLITGTENIRDVIAFPKTTAAACLMTEAPSFANPQALEELGIAVKEVAK; this is encoded by the coding sequence ATGATGCGTTCTCATTATTGTGGTGTTTTAAACCGCTCGCACGTTGGTCAAACCGTAACATTAAGCGGTTGGGTTCACCGTGTGCGTAACCTAGGTCGTTTTATTTTTATGCAAATTCGAGACCGTGAAGGTATCGTGCAAGTTTTCTTTGACGAGAAAGACGAAGCGATTTTCAAAATTGCTTCAAGCCTACGTTCAGAAGCGTGCGTACAAATTCAAGGTGAAGTAATTGCCCGTGACGAATCGCAAATCAACAAAGAGATGGCGACCGGCGAAATCGAAGTGTTAGTGAAAAATGTGATTGTGTATAACAACTCGGAAGTTTTACCGCTCGATTTCAACCAAAACAACACAGAAGAACAACGTTTAAAATATCGCTATCTTGATTTACGTCGTCCGGAAATGGCAGAAAAACTCAAAACACGTGCGAAAATCACCAGTTTTGTACGCCGCTATATGGACGACAACGGCTTCCTTGATATCGAAACGCCAATGTTAACCAAAGCGACACCAGAAGGCGCACGTGACTATTTAGTGCCAAGCCGTGTACACAACGGTAAATTCTACGCTCTACCGCAATCACCGCAGCTTTTCAAACAGTTGCTAATGATGTCAGGTTTTGACCGTTATTACCAAATCGTAAAATGTTTCCGTGATGAAGATTTACGTGCTGATCGTCAGCCAGAATTTACCCAAATCGATGTGGAGACCTCATTTTTAACCGCTGAAGAAGTGCGTGAATTAATGGAAAATATGATTCACGGCTTATGGTTGGATCGCTTAAACGTAGATTTAGGCAAATTCCCAATCATGACATGGCAGGAAGCAATGCAACGTTTCGGTTCAGACAAACCGGATTTACGTAACCCATTAGAATTAGTGGACGTGGCAGACATTTTAAAAGACGTTGAGTTTAAAGTATTTAACGAGCCGGCAAATTCAGCAGACGGTCGTGTAACCGTGCTTCGTGTACCAAACGGTGCAACGCTTACTCGTAAACAAATTGATGAATATACTCAATTTGTCGGTATTTACGGTGCAAAAGGCTTAGCATGGGCGAAAATCAATGATGTGAATGCCGGTATGGAAGGCATCCAAAGCCCGGTAGCCAAATTCTTAAACGAAGAGGTTTTCAAAGCATTAATTGAGCGTACTAACGCAACTAGCGGCGATATCCTATTCTTCGGTGCGGATAAATGGCAAGTGGTTACCGACTCAATGGGCGCTTTACGTCTGAAAGTTGGTCGTGATTTAGCATTAACCGATCTTTCAGCGTGGAAACCGCTTTGGGTAATTGACTTCCCAATGTTTGAAAAAGACGATGAAGGCAACCTTTCTGCAATGCACCACCCGTTCACATCTCCGAAAGATTTAACGCCGGAAGAATTAGCGGCAAATCCGGTGAATGCAGTTGCGAATGCTTACGATATGGTTATCAACGGCTACGAAGTAGGCGGCGGTTCAGTACGTATTTACGATCCGAAAATGCAACAAACCGTGTTCAGCATTTTAGGTATCAACGAAGAAGAGCAACAAGAAAAATTCGGCTTCTTATTAGACGCATTAAAATTCGGTACACCACCGCACGCAGGTCTTGCATTTGGTTTAGACCGTTTAACCATGCTTATCACCGGTACGGAAAATATTCGTGATGTCATCGCATTCCCGAAAACCACCGCAGCAGCATGTTTAATGACCGAAGCACCAAGTTTTGCAAATCCGCAAGCGTTGGAAGAGTTGGGAATTGCAGTAAAGGAAGTAGCTAAATAA
- a CDS encoding amidohydrolase family protein has translation MSQLIRTLKSHIRDEIIKKGGWVNAHAHADRAFTMTPEKIAIYQNANLQQKWDLVDEVKRNSTVDDYYRRFSQAIELMISQGVTAFGTFVDIDGVCEDRAIIAAHKAREVYKSDITLKFANQTLKGVIEPTAKKWFDIGSEMVDMIGGLPYRDELDFGKGLEAMDILLDKAKSLGKMLHVHVDQFNTPKEKETEQLCDKAIEHGMQGRVVAIHGISIGAHPKEYRKMLYQKMRDSQMMVIACPMAWIDSGRKEDLQPFHNALTPADELIPEGITVAIGTDNICDYMVPLCEGDMWQELSLLSAGCRFTNLEEMANIASINGRKVLGLL, from the coding sequence ATGAGCCAATTAATTCGTACGCTCAAAAGCCATATTCGTGACGAAATTATTAAAAAAGGCGGTTGGGTGAATGCTCACGCCCATGCAGACCGAGCATTTACGATGACGCCGGAAAAAATTGCCATTTACCAAAATGCCAATCTACAACAAAAATGGGATTTAGTTGATGAAGTAAAACGCAATTCAACGGTTGATGATTACTACCGCCGTTTTTCACAAGCGATTGAATTAATGATTTCACAAGGGGTTACCGCATTCGGAACTTTTGTGGATATTGACGGCGTATGTGAAGATCGTGCAATTATTGCCGCTCACAAAGCACGTGAAGTGTATAAAAGCGATATTACCTTAAAATTTGCCAACCAAACCTTAAAAGGCGTAATTGAGCCAACTGCAAAAAAATGGTTTGATATAGGCTCTGAAATGGTAGATATGATTGGTGGCTTGCCATACCGTGACGAATTAGATTTCGGCAAAGGCTTAGAAGCAATGGATATTTTGCTGGATAAAGCCAAATCACTCGGCAAGATGTTGCATGTACACGTGGACCAATTTAATACCCCGAAAGAAAAAGAAACCGAACAATTATGCGATAAAGCAATCGAACACGGTATGCAAGGTCGAGTGGTGGCAATCCATGGTATTTCAATCGGTGCACATCCGAAAGAATATCGTAAAATGCTCTACCAAAAAATGCGTGACTCGCAAATGATGGTGATCGCTTGCCCAATGGCGTGGATTGATAGCGGTCGTAAAGAAGATTTACAGCCATTCCATAATGCACTAACACCGGCGGATGAATTAATTCCGGAAGGCATTACCGTTGCAATCGGTACAGATAATATTTGCGACTATATGGTGCCGTTATGTGAAGGTGATATGTGGCAAGAACTTAGCCTACTCTCTGCCGGCTGTCGCTTTACCAATTTAGAAGAAATGGCGAATATTGCCTCAATCAACGGTAGAAAAGTGTTAGGTTTACTTTAA
- the thiB gene encoding thiamine ABC transporter substrate binding subunit, whose protein sequence is MKKLLALSAWCFAAHAMAQTPVLTVYTYDSFTSKWGPAPKLEALFEKQCQCDVRFLPFEDGITMFNRIRLEGKKTKADVMLGLDNFTMEEAQKSGFFTEHELTVNDFPWQNKVFFPYDYSEYAFIYDKEKLAQPPKSLKELVERQDLKVIYQDPRTSTVGRGLLFWLNSVYGDKAEEAWQTLAKHTVTVGKGWSETYGAFLKGESDLVLSYATSPLYHQWHEKTDKYVAAQFEEGHLVQTEVAAITKVSKQKALAKQFLQFLHQAQAQNVISYHNVMKPVISTEADPAFKALPEYKQLAFIQPSPETVRQWIASWQQSW, encoded by the coding sequence ATGAAAAAACTTTTGGCATTATCTGCTTGGTGTTTTGCAGCACATGCTATGGCGCAAACACCTGTATTGACGGTTTATACTTATGATTCTTTCACTTCAAAGTGGGGGCCAGCGCCAAAACTTGAAGCATTATTTGAAAAACAATGTCAGTGTGACGTGAGATTTTTACCCTTTGAAGACGGTATTACGATGTTTAATCGAATTCGTTTAGAGGGCAAAAAAACTAAAGCGGATGTGATGCTCGGACTGGATAATTTTACGATGGAAGAAGCGCAAAAGTCAGGTTTCTTCACTGAGCATGAATTAACGGTTAACGATTTCCCTTGGCAAAATAAAGTGTTTTTCCCGTATGATTACAGTGAATATGCTTTTATCTATGATAAAGAGAAATTAGCGCAGCCGCCGAAATCATTAAAAGAATTAGTCGAACGCCAAGATTTAAAAGTGATTTATCAAGACCCTCGTACCAGTACGGTCGGTCGAGGTTTATTATTTTGGCTAAACAGCGTATACGGTGATAAAGCGGAAGAAGCTTGGCAAACGTTAGCTAAACATACGGTAACTGTAGGCAAAGGTTGGTCTGAAACTTACGGTGCTTTTTTGAAAGGCGAGTCCGATTTGGTACTAAGTTATGCGACTTCACCGCTTTATCATCAATGGCATGAAAAAACTGACAAGTATGTCGCTGCGCAATTTGAAGAAGGCCATTTGGTTCAAACGGAAGTTGCTGCGATTACCAAAGTGAGTAAGCAAAAAGCATTAGCCAAACAATTTTTGCAATTTTTACATCAAGCTCAAGCGCAAAATGTGATTTCTTATCATAATGTGATGAAACCGGTGATAAGTACAGAAGCAGATCCCGCATTTAAAGCGTTACCTGAATATAAACAACTAGCTTTTATACAGCCGTCTCCTGAGACAGTGAGACAATGGATCGCAAGCTGGCAACAGAGCTGGTAA
- the dksA gene encoding RNA polymerase-binding protein DksA, with product MAQVAGTTSLGLLALAGVTPYQPKKDEEYMSDAQKEHFRKILRAWHVQIMEEAERTKSQMQEEVANFADPADRATQEEEFSLELRNRDRERKLLKKIEQTLNSIAEDEYGYCETCGVEIGLRRLEARPTADMCIDCKTLAEIREKQMGL from the coding sequence ATGGCTCAAGTGGCAGGTACCACTTCATTAGGTTTATTAGCTCTAGCAGGCGTTACACCTTACCAACCTAAAAAAGACGAAGAATACATGAGCGATGCGCAAAAAGAGCATTTTCGTAAAATTCTTCGTGCGTGGCATGTTCAAATTATGGAAGAAGCTGAGCGCACCAAAAGCCAAATGCAAGAAGAAGTTGCAAATTTTGCCGATCCAGCAGACCGCGCAACACAGGAAGAAGAATTCAGTCTTGAATTAAGAAATCGTGACCGTGAGCGTAAATTGCTTAAAAAAATTGAGCAAACGCTAAATAGCATTGCCGAAGATGAATACGGCTATTGCGAAACTTGTGGGGTAGAAATTGGTCTACGTCGTTTAGAAGCTCGCCCGACGGCAGATATGTGTATTGACTGTAAAACGCTTGCAGAAATCCGTGAAAAGCAAATGGGCTTATAA
- the pcnB gene encoding polynucleotide adenylyltransferase PcnB, protein MFTRRKNVKKQPLVEFESEGRKQGKNAKAAESRTKRSASKAIENKTHSSKKAKKANNTNMPSHLLHKKFTVNAGHYDITPKDFPKNALVIVEKLQRAGFEAYVVGGCIRDLLLGHKPKDFDVATNAKPEEIQKIFGRQCRLIGRRFRLAHIVFGRDIYEVATFRADHSNHSSDKISKVSEEGMLLRDNVYGTLREDAQRRDFTVNSLYYDPKHNLIFDFFDGIADLKAGKLRLIGDPVVRYQEDPVRMLRAVRFMAKLDMFLDKPTDAPIRELAHLLKNIPAARLFDESLKLLQSGQGFKTYQLMRQYGLFEQLFPVLVPFFTERNDSNAERMLSKALNSTDDRIRDNLRVNPAFLFAALLWYPLREKMEVLKNEGGLNSHDAMMLAANDILAESCKAIALHRRHTSVIRDIWALQFQMTKRSGKRPQQTLEHVKFRAGFDLLVMRAEIEGGDLVELSAWWHEYQFSNDAQRAEMLKAVRNLPNFAGEEKKKRRRKTFRKKKPAKKALAE, encoded by the coding sequence TTGTTTACTCGTCGAAAAAACGTTAAAAAGCAACCGCTTGTAGAGTTTGAATCGGAAGGACGTAAGCAAGGCAAGAACGCTAAAGCAGCAGAATCACGTACTAAACGCTCTGCTTCGAAAGCGATTGAAAACAAAACGCACTCGTCTAAAAAAGCCAAGAAGGCAAATAATACAAATATGCCTTCTCATCTGTTACACAAAAAATTTACAGTAAATGCCGGCCATTATGATATTACGCCGAAAGACTTTCCGAAAAATGCGTTAGTAATCGTTGAAAAATTACAGCGTGCCGGTTTTGAGGCCTACGTGGTCGGTGGTTGTATTCGAGATTTATTGTTAGGACATAAACCAAAAGATTTTGACGTTGCAACTAATGCAAAACCGGAAGAAATTCAAAAAATCTTTGGTCGTCAATGTCGTTTAATCGGGCGCCGTTTCCGTTTGGCACATATTGTATTCGGGCGTGATATTTATGAAGTGGCGACTTTCCGAGCGGATCACAGCAATCATAGCAGCGATAAAATCTCAAAAGTCAGCGAGGAAGGTATGCTGTTACGTGACAATGTGTACGGCACGCTACGTGAAGACGCACAGCGTCGCGATTTCACGGTTAACTCGCTCTATTATGATCCGAAACATAACCTGATTTTTGATTTCTTTGACGGTATTGCGGATCTGAAAGCCGGTAAATTACGTTTAATCGGTGATCCGGTTGTGCGCTATCAAGAAGATCCTGTGCGTATGTTACGTGCGGTTCGCTTTATGGCGAAATTGGATATGTTCTTGGATAAACCGACCGATGCGCCGATTCGTGAATTAGCCCATTTATTGAAGAATATCCCGGCGGCACGTTTATTTGATGAGTCATTGAAATTATTGCAATCAGGGCAAGGCTTTAAAACTTATCAATTAATGCGTCAATATGGACTATTTGAGCAGTTATTCCCAGTACTTGTGCCGTTTTTTACCGAACGTAATGATTCGAATGCGGAGCGAATGTTAAGTAAAGCACTTAATTCAACCGATGATCGTATTCGTGATAATTTACGTGTGAATCCGGCATTTTTATTTGCAGCCCTTCTTTGGTATCCATTACGTGAGAAAATGGAAGTGCTGAAAAATGAAGGTGGCTTAAATAGTCATGATGCGATGATGCTGGCGGCTAATGATATATTGGCCGAAAGCTGTAAAGCAATTGCATTACATCGCCGTCATACATCTGTGATTCGTGATATTTGGGCGTTACAATTCCAGATGACTAAGCGTTCGGGCAAACGTCCGCAGCAGACGCTAGAACACGTAAAATTCCGTGCGGGTTTTGATTTATTAGTGATGCGTGCTGAGATTGAAGGCGGTGATTTAGTTGAGCTTTCAGCGTGGTGGCATGAATACCAATTTAGCAATGACGCACAACGTGCGGAAATGCTTAAAGCGGTCAGAAATTTGCCGAATTTTGCAGGCGAAGAAAAGAAAAAACGCCGTCGTAAGACATTTAGAAAGAAAAAGCCGGCGAAGAAAGCCTTAGCTGAATAA
- the folK gene encoding 2-amino-4-hydroxy-6-hydroxymethyldihydropteridine diphosphokinase encodes MKTVYIALGSNLDNPLAQVKQAVESLKTFAINFEISPFYGSKPVGPQDQPDYVNAVAKFDTDLTALELLDKLQSIENAQGRVRIRRWGERTLDLDIILYGDEQIQNERLTVPHIEMKNREFVIVPMYDLNPDLVLPSGEKLAEIYQQFKYHQMVTF; translated from the coding sequence ATGAAAACGGTTTATATCGCATTAGGTTCCAATTTAGATAATCCGCTTGCGCAAGTTAAACAAGCGGTCGAATCTTTAAAAACATTTGCAATTAATTTTGAAATTAGTCCGTTCTACGGCAGTAAGCCGGTTGGGCCACAAGATCAGCCGGATTATGTGAATGCGGTGGCAAAATTCGATACCGATTTAACGGCGCTTGAATTGTTGGATAAATTACAAAGTATTGAAAACGCTCAAGGACGAGTGCGAATTCGCCGCTGGGGAGAGCGTACGCTGGATTTGGATATTATCTTATACGGTGATGAACAGATTCAAAACGAACGTTTAACCGTACCGCATATCGAAATGAAAAATCGAGAATTTGTAATTGTACCGATGTATGATCTTAACCCTGATTTGGTACTACCAAGCGGTGAAAAATTAGCGGAAATTTACCAACAATTTAAATATCATCAAATGGTGACGTTCTAA
- a CDS encoding YnbE family lipoprotein, with translation MRKSLLFAIFCLNLTACTPKVQLETPAEGITINMNVVVDHRIDVKFDEKSRAVLQTSDNKAAKSEAVVATPAE, from the coding sequence ATGAGAAAAAGCCTACTTTTTGCAATTTTTTGCCTAAATTTGACCGCTTGTACGCCAAAAGTACAGCTTGAAACGCCGGCGGAAGGGATCACGATTAATATGAATGTGGTGGTTGATCACCGTATTGATGTGAAATTTGATGAAAAGTCTCGTGCCGTATTGCAAACCTCAGATAACAAAGCGGCTAAATCAGAAGCGGTGGTAGCAACACCGGCAGAATAG
- a CDS encoding YdbH family protein has product MLKRSLLVIGTFVALLIVGGATLLSGKQLATVTNWLLPDGWQIQTPAGGIQANLENANLAKFSLTYQNCPLITVDNLAVHWHNQHSISIDKAILDYQCLTQLPTSDDSSSTFSLTPILALLPEGEAEIKALYWRNLPDDLHPRLAQLLTTPSYSKFAFFQQKLTALIRQQAVELTAEFTNQTLSGNLSYQPSEQEKHNLLFSAHVNPKDLFAIPSQFEGDYHWILPKEIVANEVIREGSSLLSWQTDEQNQLVGDWAFASETAPKNRLNFPFRFDSQTLEIKQGKFYWDWLEDFPLQGFINAKLTPNSFANGDYYPIKTYLRFNLLSQSKNAGKGNIVLESRDGELQTDGLNMPFQITGNVKYDDFILYSSLPVAFSGKFDHLSFKFQPKSLLRLVGKQRLLAIHELRFPLAGIQINKHGVNGRLHAVFKGESPDFKNINLHLDGFAKNFKMGQLDFFEDVADKNAVQDLWQWRVWGDTNIHTIASKLNVSGQGNWHQNLVQLNKLSGELGKIHQKGVYIPKTELRLLEPIKFAYEKWQLNGGLQIQSPEISFDYGGKIPSPSAKLQVNGEIENLNLKGELQAEQIKPLQLFARRKLTKTASELIGRLYWKEQSAKVFQPLIPFRQHWLITNGTVRGETAFSASAEKGIIAGGHFAIRNAALSMPNGEAKAIEFNLPYRLQDNEFDFGLKQPIDLKIGQLNIGLPIENIHVKVFGHYPYSRKKPLMLKQLSMNLLDGALSVEQFALPQTQIAYLKLANINFERILELVQYQQIELKGKANATLPFWLEGKPCYVCDGLLTQAVESNLKIQPELMKAISQTSGYSERLLLYLLNDTKITDLRSLINVGPNGEMTLDAKLKMQLNQQEKAKINFNYHHKENIFSLWHMINSGSYVEQNLENSIYQQLDKRK; this is encoded by the coding sequence ATGCTAAAACGTAGCTTACTTGTTATCGGTACTTTTGTTGCACTGCTGATTGTCGGCGGTGCGACACTGCTTTCAGGTAAGCAACTTGCTACGGTAACCAATTGGTTACTACCGGACGGCTGGCAAATTCAAACGCCCGCCGGCGGTATTCAAGCTAATTTAGAAAATGCAAATTTAGCGAAATTTTCTCTCACCTATCAAAATTGTCCTTTAATTACAGTCGATAACCTTGCTGTACATTGGCACAACCAGCATAGTATCTCAATCGATAAAGCGATTCTTGATTATCAATGTTTAACTCAATTACCAACCTCGGATGATTCATCATCTACGTTCTCTCTTACGCCAATTCTAGCTTTGTTACCCGAAGGTGAAGCGGAAATTAAAGCGTTATATTGGAGAAATTTGCCTGATGATTTGCATCCACGTTTAGCGCAATTACTAACCACGCCGAGTTACAGCAAATTTGCATTTTTTCAGCAAAAATTGACCGCTTTAATCCGCCAACAAGCGGTCGAATTAACTGCAGAATTTACCAATCAAACGCTTTCCGGCAATTTAAGCTATCAACCGAGCGAACAGGAAAAACATAATTTACTGTTTTCCGCCCACGTGAATCCGAAAGATTTGTTCGCCATTCCATCACAATTTGAAGGTGATTATCACTGGATTCTACCGAAAGAAATCGTCGCAAATGAAGTAATTCGAGAAGGCAGCTCTCTACTCAGTTGGCAAACCGATGAACAAAATCAGTTAGTCGGCGATTGGGCTTTCGCTTCTGAAACTGCCCCGAAAAACCGCTTAAACTTCCCATTCCGTTTTGATTCACAAACCCTTGAAATTAAACAGGGCAAATTCTATTGGGATTGGCTGGAAGATTTTCCGCTGCAAGGCTTTATTAATGCCAAACTCACGCCGAACAGTTTTGCAAATGGCGATTATTATCCGATTAAAACCTACTTACGTTTTAACTTGCTATCGCAAAGTAAAAATGCCGGTAAAGGAAATATTGTATTGGAAAGCCGTGACGGTGAATTACAAACTGACGGTTTAAATATGCCGTTTCAAATCACCGGTAATGTGAAATATGACGATTTCATTCTGTACAGTTCTTTACCGGTAGCATTTAGCGGTAAATTTGATCATCTGAGTTTTAAATTTCAGCCAAAATCGCTCTTACGTTTGGTCGGGAAACAACGATTACTGGCAATTCATGAATTACGTTTTCCGCTTGCCGGTATTCAGATTAATAAGCATGGTGTAAATGGTCGCTTACATGCAGTATTCAAAGGTGAAAGCCCCGATTTTAAAAATATCAATCTGCATTTAGACGGTTTTGCCAAAAACTTCAAAATGGGACAATTAGACTTTTTTGAAGACGTTGCGGATAAAAATGCGGTACAAGATTTGTGGCAATGGCGAGTTTGGGGCGATACCAATATCCACACAATAGCCAGTAAACTTAACGTTAGCGGGCAAGGAAATTGGCACCAAAATTTGGTACAACTCAACAAATTAAGTGGTGAATTAGGCAAAATTCACCAGAAAGGCGTGTATATTCCTAAAACTGAATTACGTTTACTGGAACCAATTAAATTTGCTTATGAAAAATGGCAACTTAACGGCGGACTTCAAATCCAATCGCCTGAAATTAGTTTTGATTACGGCGGGAAAATTCCATCGCCGTCCGCAAAATTACAAGTGAACGGTGAAATTGAAAACTTGAACCTAAAAGGCGAACTGCAAGCAGAACAAATCAAACCGCTTCAATTATTCGCCCGCCGTAAACTGACCAAAACCGCAAGCGAACTGATTGGGCGATTATATTGGAAAGAACAATCGGCAAAAGTGTTCCAACCGTTAATTCCGTTTCGTCAACATTGGCTAATCACCAATGGCACTGTTCGAGGCGAAACCGCTTTTAGTGCCAGTGCGGAAAAAGGCATTATTGCCGGCGGGCATTTTGCCATTCGTAACGCAGCGCTTTCCATGCCGAACGGTGAAGCAAAAGCAATTGAATTTAACCTGCCCTACCGCTTACAGGACAACGAGTTTGACTTTGGTTTGAAGCAGCCTATCGACTTAAAAATCGGGCAATTGAATATTGGTTTACCGATTGAGAATATTCATGTAAAAGTGTTTGGGCATTATCCTTATAGCCGTAAAAAACCGTTAATGCTTAAACAACTTTCAATGAATTTATTAGATGGTGCGTTGAGTGTTGAGCAATTTGCCTTGCCACAAACTCAAATTGCTTATTTAAAGCTGGCAAATATCAATTTCGAACGTATCCTCGAATTGGTGCAATATCAGCAAATTGAGCTCAAAGGCAAAGCCAATGCTACCTTGCCGTTTTGGTTGGAAGGTAAACCTTGTTATGTATGTGACGGCTTACTGACCCAAGCTGTGGAATCGAATTTAAAAATTCAGCCCGAATTAATGAAAGCAATTTCACAAACCAGCGGCTATTCCGAACGACTATTACTCTATTTACTCAATGATACGAAAATTACCGATTTACGTAGCTTGATTAATGTTGGGCCGAATGGTGAAATGACGTTAGATGCCAAATTAAAAATGCAGCTTAATCAGCAAGAAAAAGCCAAAATTAACTTTAATTATCATCATAAAGAGAATATCTTTAGCCTTTGGCATATGATCAATTCAGGTTCTTATGTCGAACAGAATCTTGAAAATTCTATTTACCAGCAACTAGATAAAAGAAAATGA